From one Streptomyces sp. N50 genomic stretch:
- a CDS encoding SAM-dependent methyltransferase yields the protein MTNAHAARDIDTSRPHSARMYDYYLGGKDHFEVDRQAAESVSKIFTGVFVAGRENRGFMHRATRVLAREHGIRQWLDIGTGIPTEPNLHQVAQSVVPEARVVYADNDPLVLKYAERLMRSTQQGRTAYVQADVNDPDTLLNSPEVAEILDFGQPVALSLNALLHFVTDEQDPYGIVDRLLSVLPSGSALAISHVTADFDPEPWAKVTAIYEEGGTPVQVRTRDEVARFFTGLDLLDPGIAVAYRWRPDPLTEEWSEDQAPTDAKVSLWTGVAIKP from the coding sequence ATGACCAACGCCCACGCCGCGCGGGACATCGACACCAGCAGGCCGCACTCCGCCCGCATGTACGACTACTACCTGGGCGGCAAGGACCACTTCGAGGTCGACAGGCAGGCGGCCGAATCCGTCTCGAAGATCTTCACCGGCGTCTTCGTCGCCGGCCGGGAGAACCGCGGGTTCATGCACCGGGCCACCCGCGTGCTCGCCCGGGAGCACGGCATCCGCCAGTGGCTCGACATCGGCACGGGCATCCCCACCGAGCCGAACCTGCACCAGGTCGCCCAGTCCGTGGTGCCCGAGGCCCGGGTGGTCTACGCCGACAACGACCCGCTGGTCCTGAAGTACGCCGAGCGCCTGATGCGCAGCACCCAGCAGGGGCGCACCGCGTACGTCCAGGCGGACGTGAACGACCCCGACACGCTCCTCAACTCGCCCGAAGTGGCCGAGATACTCGACTTCGGCCAGCCGGTCGCGCTGTCGCTGAACGCGCTGCTGCACTTCGTCACCGACGAGCAGGACCCGTACGGGATCGTGGACCGGCTGCTGTCGGTCCTGCCCTCGGGCAGCGCGCTGGCCATCAGCCACGTCACCGCGGACTTCGACCCCGAGCCCTGGGCGAAGGTCACGGCGATCTACGAGGAGGGCGGGACACCGGTGCAGGTCCGTACGCGGGACGAGGTCGCGCGTTTCTTCACCGGGCTCGACCTGCTCGACCCGGGCATCGCTGTGGCGTACCGCTGGCGCCCCGACCCGCTGACCGAGGAGTGGTCCGAGGACCAGGCGCCCACGGACGCCAAGGTCAGCCTGTGGACCGGGGTGGCCATCAAGCCGTAG
- a CDS encoding RidA family protein, producing the protein MSSPIALNPAELPPLTGVISHGLAIPELGLIYTSGQVAWDTKGELVGRGDLAAQFTKAYENIDAVLAAGGSSRGKIIKETIHLVGYDTDNAEQLIGLIAGSRGAGQTPPASTCVGVETLFAEGYLVEIEVVATL; encoded by the coding sequence ATGTCGTCACCCATTGCGCTGAATCCTGCTGAACTCCCGCCTCTCACCGGCGTGATATCCCACGGCCTCGCCATTCCTGAGCTCGGACTGATCTACACGTCCGGGCAGGTCGCGTGGGACACCAAGGGGGAACTCGTCGGTCGAGGCGATCTGGCGGCTCAATTCACCAAGGCCTACGAGAACATCGACGCGGTCCTGGCCGCCGGCGGTTCGAGCCGCGGCAAAATCATCAAGGAGACGATCCATCTCGTCGGGTACGACACCGACAACGCGGAGCAGTTGATCGGGCTCATCGCCGGCTCCCGGGGAGCGGGACAGACGCCGCCCGCGAGTACCTGCGTGGGCGTGGAGACTCTCTTCGCCGAGGGCTATCTGGTCGAGATCGAGGTGGTCGCGACCTTGTGA
- a CDS encoding helix-turn-helix domain-containing protein, with protein sequence MPIEDTDLWVAQRLKDMRGERGITLTTLAEQTGISSAHLSRLEKGVRKPSIGALLQIARVYGVSISELVQEPDQDDFHLVRADAAMTRDGQDGRYTVLSGPRETMSVIRLELTAGKNTKTARHVGEEWLHVLAGAITLDISGVSLELDTGDSVHFDSSKEHRLTNKDDAVATVLIASTAATVPMRHPIPASSRRNSADSR encoded by the coding sequence ATGCCGATCGAGGACACTGATCTCTGGGTTGCCCAACGCCTCAAGGACATGCGGGGCGAGCGGGGCATCACCCTGACGACACTGGCCGAACAGACCGGCATTTCCTCGGCGCATCTCTCGCGCCTGGAGAAGGGTGTGCGCAAGCCGTCCATCGGTGCCCTGCTGCAGATCGCCCGCGTCTACGGCGTATCCATCAGTGAGTTGGTCCAGGAACCCGATCAGGACGACTTCCATCTGGTGCGTGCCGACGCGGCGATGACGCGCGACGGGCAGGACGGCCGTTACACCGTACTGAGCGGGCCGCGGGAAACCATGTCCGTCATCCGGCTCGAATTGACGGCCGGCAAGAACACCAAGACCGCCCGGCACGTCGGCGAGGAATGGCTGCACGTGCTGGCAGGGGCGATCACTCTCGATATTTCGGGAGTTTCGCTTGAGCTCGACACCGGGGATTCGGTGCACTTCGATTCGTCGAAGGAGCATCGCCTCACCAACAAGGACGATGCCGTCGCGACCGTCCTGATCGCGTCGACAGCGGCAACTGTTCCGATGCGGCACCCCATTCCGGCCTCGTCACGTCGCAACTCGGCGGACTCGCGCTGA
- a CDS encoding alpha/beta hydrolase family protein, which produces MATFVLVHGSWGGGWCWDRLRPLLESAGHTVLTPTLTGLAERSGLSAPDVGLGVHAREIAELLESEGVLDAILVGHSYGGMVITGAAALAPDRVGQVVYADAFAPVTGESAFTMLPWLEKAFSESPGPAEWEVAALDPGLLGADDEAAAWLSSGMTPMPRLTHEEPLGPGSEDALAGKAVTYIYCADQALFTDIAVSAEKRGFRVVALRDVTHVGLLTSPRILERELLNLV; this is translated from the coding sequence ATGGCTACGTTCGTACTCGTGCACGGTTCGTGGGGTGGCGGCTGGTGTTGGGACCGGTTGCGCCCGCTGTTGGAGAGCGCCGGGCACACGGTTCTCACGCCCACGCTGACCGGCCTCGCCGAGCGGAGCGGGCTCTCCGCGCCGGACGTCGGCCTGGGTGTCCACGCCCGGGAAATCGCCGAACTCCTGGAATCCGAGGGGGTGTTGGACGCGATCCTCGTCGGGCACAGCTACGGCGGGATGGTGATCACGGGCGCGGCCGCGCTCGCCCCGGACCGGGTCGGGCAGGTGGTGTACGCGGACGCCTTCGCCCCCGTGACCGGCGAGTCGGCGTTCACGATGCTGCCGTGGCTGGAGAAGGCGTTCTCCGAGTCGCCGGGGCCCGCCGAGTGGGAGGTGGCGGCGCTCGACCCCGGGTTGCTCGGGGCGGACGACGAGGCGGCGGCATGGCTGTCGAGCGGGATGACGCCGATGCCGCGCCTCACCCACGAGGAACCGCTCGGTCCCGGCAGCGAAGACGCTCTGGCGGGCAAGGCGGTCACCTACATCTACTGCGCCGATCAGGCCCTCTTCACCGATATCGCCGTGTCGGCGGAGAAACGGGGATTCCGGGTCGTGGCACTGCGCGATGTCACCCATGTCGGGCTGCTGACGAGCCCGCGCATTCTCGAGCGGGAACTGCTCAACCTCGTGTAG
- a CDS encoding glycoside hydrolase family 5 protein gives MRTNPARTRLRATFVAVAITAAMGTTLAGSPASAAPSTNTSQFKGVNWADPRDNYADDPVVLSGLSLTDSYAQTYAKATRVIAAFRANLGANTVRLPINPYTVNGSYWKSYRGVIDAATAQGFKVIVSYWEGTGANKDGFIDDPATYWPMWDTVVKAYKHNERVYFEPMNEPHGYTDAEWADLAAKWLDTYRTVPRNRVFVSGAGYNDHVTTVCADPRLKGTYLSLHHYGFWKDYATYDQWVSDLKERLGTCANRTVADEFGAPMTTGLNYNVPTPADNSVNFIQADTDTFRKLGMGSVYWPVLRTDDTYSIQKLIGDAARPWLVTTNQSGADRLAWAWGRGKPVKS, from the coding sequence ATGCGCACCAACCCCGCCAGAACCCGTCTGCGGGCCACCTTCGTGGCCGTCGCGATCACCGCGGCCATGGGCACCACGCTGGCCGGCAGCCCCGCCTCCGCCGCGCCGAGCACGAACACGTCCCAGTTCAAGGGCGTCAACTGGGCCGACCCGCGCGACAATTACGCCGACGACCCGGTCGTCCTGTCCGGCCTGTCGCTCACCGACAGCTACGCCCAGACGTACGCCAAGGCGACCCGGGTGATCGCGGCCTTCCGCGCCAACCTCGGCGCCAACACGGTGCGGCTGCCCATCAACCCGTACACGGTGAACGGCAGTTACTGGAAGTCGTACCGCGGAGTGATCGACGCGGCGACGGCGCAGGGGTTCAAGGTCATCGTCTCGTACTGGGAGGGGACGGGCGCCAACAAGGACGGCTTCATCGACGACCCGGCGACGTACTGGCCCATGTGGGACACCGTGGTCAAGGCCTACAAGCACAACGAGCGGGTCTACTTCGAGCCGATGAACGAGCCGCACGGCTACACCGACGCCGAGTGGGCCGACCTCGCCGCCAAGTGGCTGGACACCTACCGCACGGTGCCGCGCAACCGCGTCTTCGTCAGCGGCGCCGGCTACAACGACCACGTCACCACGGTCTGCGCCGACCCGCGCCTCAAGGGCACGTATCTCTCCCTGCACCACTACGGGTTCTGGAAGGACTACGCGACCTACGACCAGTGGGTCAGCGACCTCAAGGAACGCCTCGGCACCTGCGCGAACCGCACGGTGGCCGACGAGTTCGGCGCCCCGATGACCACGGGCCTGAACTACAACGTGCCGACGCCCGCCGACAATTCGGTGAACTTCATCCAGGCCGACACCGACACGTTCCGCAAGCTCGGCATGGGCTCGGTGTACTGGCCCGTCCTGCGCACCGACGACACGTACTCGATCCAGAAGCTCATCGGCGACGCGGCCCGCCCCTGGCTGGTCACCACGAACCAGTCCGGCGCCGACCGGCTGGCGTGGGCGTGGGGCCGCGGCAAGCCCGTGAAGTCCTGA
- a CDS encoding TetR/AcrR family transcriptional regulator C-terminal domain-containing protein, with translation MTKTPGAAPTKVGITLDRVVEAAFVVLQRDGIARLSARAVAAELNVRMNTVMWHIRTKDRLLGLMAESILGEVDLENLPGDWREQVAELLGRLRQAMLEHRDGALLVAGTFPVEPNTLAFSERVVTVLFEGCPTRKSAAWTSWSLFYFTLGLVQEEQATPAAFHDRLRETVDERHFPGLHSVLEDYVSFDYSERFDFGIEQILQSAPTTKPRPRNAS, from the coding sequence GTGACCAAGACGCCAGGCGCTGCCCCGACCAAGGTCGGCATCACACTCGACCGTGTCGTCGAGGCCGCGTTCGTCGTCCTGCAACGGGACGGCATCGCCAGACTCTCCGCCCGCGCGGTGGCGGCCGAGCTCAACGTCCGCATGAACACGGTGATGTGGCACATCCGGACCAAGGACCGGCTGCTCGGCCTGATGGCGGAATCCATCCTGGGCGAGGTCGACCTGGAGAACCTGCCCGGAGACTGGCGCGAGCAAGTGGCCGAACTGCTCGGGCGGTTGCGGCAGGCGATGCTCGAACACCGGGACGGCGCCCTGCTGGTCGCCGGTACCTTTCCCGTCGAACCGAACACGTTGGCCTTTTCCGAGCGGGTGGTGACGGTCCTCTTCGAAGGCTGCCCCACCCGCAAGTCGGCCGCGTGGACGTCGTGGAGCCTTTTCTATTTCACGCTCGGGCTCGTCCAGGAGGAGCAGGCGACACCGGCCGCTTTCCACGACCGCCTCCGGGAAACGGTGGACGAGCGGCATTTCCCGGGCCTCCACTCGGTGCTGGAGGACTACGTCTCGTTCGACTACAGCGAACGCTTCGACTTCGGAATCGAGCAGATCCTCCAGTCGGCCCCGACGACCAAACCGCGGCCGCGCAACGCGAGTTGA
- a CDS encoding SDR family NAD(P)-dependent oxidoreductase yields the protein MAKTWFITGASKGFGREWAEAALERGDRVAATSRSAAAFDDLVEKYGDAVLPLRVDVADRAAAFEAVQHAVDTFGELDVVVNNAGYGLFGMVEEATEQQARDQIEINVFGALWVTQAVLPHLRARGSGHIIQVSSVAGVTSLPGLGLYHASKFALEGFTASLAAEVKDFGIKVTLVEPAGYATEWAGPSAVQTEHLPAYDDFRAAMSGISSRRGDPSATRAAILTVVDAEQPPLRIFFGQGPLERITKEYQARLDEWRNWDEVSKNAFGS from the coding sequence ATGGCGAAGACGTGGTTCATCACCGGAGCCTCGAAGGGATTCGGCCGGGAATGGGCGGAAGCCGCGCTCGAACGGGGCGACCGGGTCGCCGCGACCAGCCGTTCCGCGGCCGCCTTCGACGACCTGGTCGAGAAGTACGGCGACGCGGTCCTGCCGCTGCGCGTCGACGTCGCCGACCGCGCGGCCGCGTTCGAAGCCGTGCAGCACGCGGTCGACACGTTCGGCGAGCTCGACGTCGTCGTCAACAACGCGGGCTACGGCCTCTTCGGCATGGTCGAGGAAGCGACCGAGCAGCAGGCCCGGGACCAGATCGAGATCAACGTGTTCGGCGCGCTCTGGGTCACCCAGGCGGTGCTCCCCCACCTCCGCGCCCGCGGCTCCGGCCACATCATCCAGGTGTCGTCCGTCGCCGGCGTCACCTCACTGCCCGGACTCGGCCTCTACCACGCCTCCAAGTTCGCCCTGGAAGGCTTCACCGCGAGCCTCGCCGCCGAGGTGAAGGACTTCGGCATCAAGGTCACCCTGGTCGAACCGGCCGGATACGCCACCGAATGGGCGGGACCCTCCGCGGTGCAGACCGAACACCTTCCGGCCTACGACGACTTCCGCGCGGCCATGAGCGGAATCTCCTCCCGGCGAGGCGACCCGAGCGCGACGCGGGCGGCGATTCTCACCGTGGTCGACGCGGAACAGCCGCCCCTGCGGATCTTCTTCGGTCAAGGCCCGCTGGAGAGGATCACCAAGGAGTACCAGGCACGGCTCGACGAGTGGCGGAACTGGGACGAGGTCTCCAAGAACGCGTTCGGCTCCTGA
- a CDS encoding nuclear transport factor 2 family protein — MNATVRHRDFFHGMFTWISGLSDAGNAGTLDDIHRFWAADARIITCGHVRAAGIEELRKHFGIYPQQYEDVEIREPYYTYLEAGDEVVIEYDILIRGRHREGAAGDDGDTGRQEFRVIAVFSITDGRISEMRQVSGARAGDA; from the coding sequence ATGAACGCGACTGTGCGCCATCGGGATTTCTTCCACGGCATGTTCACGTGGATATCCGGTCTGAGTGACGCCGGAAATGCCGGCACCCTCGACGACATTCACCGGTTCTGGGCGGCTGACGCGCGCATCATCACCTGCGGTCACGTCCGGGCGGCCGGTATCGAGGAGCTCCGGAAGCACTTCGGGATCTATCCCCAGCAATATGAAGACGTGGAGATCCGGGAGCCGTACTACACGTACCTGGAGGCGGGGGACGAAGTCGTCATCGAGTACGACATCCTGATCCGCGGGCGGCATCGCGAAGGTGCCGCGGGCGACGACGGAGACACCGGGCGGCAGGAATTCCGTGTGATCGCGGTCTTCTCCATCACCGACGGCAGGATCTCGGAAATGCGGCAGGTCTCCGGCGCCAGGGCGGGAGATGCCTGA